One stretch of Leadbetterella byssophila DSM 17132 DNA includes these proteins:
- a CDS encoding acyl-CoA--6-aminopenicillanic acid acyl-transferase, whose amino-acid sequence MKRSIYLLLFILQSCATAKLSRYHRDLPQIQKFHSNQTDKAYIQKSEYGIWELYAEGNPLERGLHQGAITDSIYRYQEEVFFQKVQELVPSKTRQWILRKFLSWYNRKLPKHIIDEYKEEIYGIAQYSSAEYNYIAPPFPRAMYLHAAHDIGHALQDLALVGCTSFASRNEEGELLLGRNFDFYAGDEFAKNKILSFIKPEKGYAYASYAWPGMVGVVSGMNEEGLTITLNAGKSNIPLKAKTPVSLLAKEILQYASNHQEALEIARKRKLFVSESLMIGSLKDNDVILLEISPKRMSIYRVEQSQTLLCTNHFQSKTFLKDRRNKRQIEESHSLHRYERLQELITPSMTVEKAAHILRDRGDKLGNGNDKAINHLLAHHAVIFEPGKKRIWVSTPPYNLGTFLAYDLEEVFSKKEVVVKTRISADPFLFSEAYAEYEEYRKTSKIIENAIRTSVLLEKTFFDAYIALNPELWHVYYLVGQYYEARNDKVTARHYYTTALEKELPSLKIEKEIKKRL is encoded by the coding sequence ATGAAGCGTAGTATATATCTTTTGCTATTTATTTTACAAAGCTGCGCTACGGCGAAGCTATCCAGATATCACCGTGACCTACCTCAGATACAGAAATTTCATTCTAACCAAACAGACAAAGCCTACATCCAAAAAAGTGAATATGGAATTTGGGAATTATATGCCGAAGGCAATCCATTGGAAAGAGGCTTGCATCAAGGTGCTATAACGGATAGTATATACCGTTATCAAGAGGAAGTTTTCTTCCAAAAAGTACAGGAGTTAGTACCGAGCAAAACGCGGCAATGGATATTGAGAAAGTTCCTCAGTTGGTACAACAGAAAACTCCCCAAGCACATTATAGACGAATACAAAGAAGAAATATATGGCATCGCTCAATATTCTTCAGCTGAATATAATTATATAGCTCCCCCCTTTCCTCGTGCTATGTATTTACACGCTGCTCATGACATAGGTCATGCTTTACAAGATTTGGCATTAGTAGGCTGTACTTCATTTGCTTCTCGAAATGAGGAAGGCGAATTACTTCTGGGAAGAAACTTCGATTTTTACGCGGGAGATGAATTTGCCAAAAACAAAATATTGTCATTCATCAAGCCAGAGAAAGGATATGCCTATGCTTCTTATGCTTGGCCAGGCATGGTGGGGGTAGTATCAGGGATGAATGAGGAAGGACTAACCATAACCCTAAATGCCGGAAAATCTAACATTCCTCTAAAAGCCAAGACCCCGGTCTCACTTTTGGCAAAGGAAATATTACAATATGCCTCAAACCATCAAGAGGCTCTAGAAATCGCTAGGAAAAGAAAACTCTTTGTGTCAGAAAGTTTGATGATAGGGTCCCTGAAGGATAACGATGTCATTTTGTTAGAAATCTCTCCCAAAAGAATGAGTATTTACAGAGTGGAACAAAGCCAAACTCTACTTTGTACTAATCATTTTCAAAGTAAGACATTCCTTAAAGATAGACGGAATAAAAGACAGATAGAAGAAAGCCATAGTTTGCATAGATATGAGCGACTACAAGAATTAATTACCCCTTCAATGACGGTAGAGAAGGCCGCCCATATCTTAAGAGATAGAGGAGATAAGCTTGGTAACGGAAATGACAAAGCCATTAACCACTTATTGGCACATCATGCAGTCATATTCGAACCTGGCAAGAAACGCATTTGGGTATCTACTCCTCCTTATAACCTGGGAACCTTTTTGGCTTATGATTTAGAAGAAGTTTTTTCAAAGAAAGAAGTAGTGGTGAAAACCCGTATTTCTGCAGACCCCTTCCTTTTCAGTGAAGCATATGCCGAGTATGAGGAGTACAGAAAAACAAGCAAAATCATAGAAAATGCCATTAGAACTTCAGTTCTACTAGAAAAAACCTTTTTTGATGCGTATATTGCATTAAATCCTGAACTTTGGCATGTCTACTATCTGGTTGGACAATATTACGAAGCACGTAATGACAAAGTTACAGCAAGGCATTATTACACCACTGCCTTGGAAAAGGAGTTGCCTTCGCTGAAAATAGAAAAGGAAATCAAGAAGAGATTATGA
- a CDS encoding 4'-phosphopantetheinyl transferase family protein: protein MPLILQESIGKDGTLFLWEVKEPLSPSLSPKSLERLGGMKNEAHKACFLAIRHLLEFASYADQDLYYDAKGKPFLKDGRPVSISHNGELAALYIGGPEAGIDVQQVLPDKITKAAQLFSEERDPEKLTKEWCIKEAVFKLSDSKPLNFLTDISIEKDKVQSRFKGWEKNFVFLEWKIEDYYLVCVTEDYLL, encoded by the coding sequence ATGCCTTTAATTCTTCAAGAATCAATAGGGAAAGATGGGACATTGTTCCTTTGGGAGGTTAAAGAGCCACTTTCTCCTAGTCTAAGTCCTAAGTCTTTAGAAAGGCTTGGGGGAATGAAGAATGAAGCTCACAAGGCGTGTTTTCTTGCTATACGCCACTTATTAGAATTTGCCTCTTACGCTGATCAAGATTTATATTATGATGCAAAGGGAAAGCCTTTTTTGAAGGATGGCAGGCCCGTGTCCATTTCTCACAATGGGGAGTTGGCCGCTTTGTACATAGGTGGACCGGAAGCGGGAATTGATGTTCAACAAGTCTTGCCAGATAAGATTACAAAGGCTGCCCAACTGTTTTCTGAAGAAAGGGATCCTGAAAAGTTGACGAAAGAATGGTGTATTAAGGAGGCGGTTTTTAAATTGAGTGATAGCAAGCCTTTGAATTTTCTAACCGACATATCAATAGAAAAAGACAAAGTCCAATCCCGCTTTAAGGGCTGGGAAAAGAACTTTGTCTTTCTGGAATGGAAGATAGAAGATTACTATCTCGTTTGTGTTACAGAAGATTATCTTTTGTAG
- a CDS encoding phenylacetate--CoA ligase family protein, with protein MKVEFWSKEKIAAFQEIKLKETLNYVNENSAFYKRQFKDFDLNSINALTDLQKLPFTTKEDLQQYNSDFLCVPLNKVVDYATTSGTSGTPVSFALTDSDLERIGYNEAESLKCSGIEKGDVVQLMTTIDRQFMAGLAYFLGLRKLGATVIRVGAGIPELQWDAILRYKPAYLITVPSFLIKMIDYAENVGIDYKNCGIKGAVCIGEPLRQQDFSPNNITSRILSRWDLKLYSTYASTEMSTAFAECSAMQGGHHLPELIIVEIIDENGNLITDGSPGELVVTTLGVEAMPLVRFKTGDIVQGHEEECTCGRTTLRLGPVIGRKQQMIKYKGTTLYPPAMNNLLNGFDQIQNHLIEISTNELGTDEITLYLAVQSPTDEFLTQIRDHFRAKLRVSPRIEFLPLEALNEKVFLPKSRKPRQFIDLR; from the coding sequence ATGAAAGTTGAGTTTTGGAGCAAAGAAAAGATTGCTGCGTTTCAAGAAATAAAATTAAAAGAGACGTTAAATTATGTAAATGAAAACTCTGCCTTTTACAAAAGACAGTTTAAAGACTTTGACTTAAATAGCATCAATGCACTTACAGACCTCCAAAAATTACCTTTTACAACTAAAGAGGATCTTCAGCAATACAATTCAGATTTTTTGTGCGTACCACTTAACAAGGTGGTAGACTATGCCACTACTTCCGGCACATCTGGTACCCCAGTTAGTTTTGCCTTGACTGATTCAGACCTGGAAAGAATAGGATACAATGAAGCTGAGTCCTTGAAATGCTCTGGCATTGAAAAAGGAGATGTTGTCCAACTGATGACTACCATCGACAGGCAGTTTATGGCGGGTTTAGCCTATTTTCTGGGACTAAGAAAATTAGGGGCAACGGTAATTCGAGTGGGTGCAGGCATTCCGGAATTACAGTGGGATGCGATCTTAAGATATAAACCTGCCTATTTGATCACTGTGCCTTCCTTCCTTATAAAGATGATTGACTATGCAGAGAATGTAGGAATCGACTATAAGAATTGTGGAATAAAAGGAGCAGTGTGTATAGGAGAGCCTTTAAGACAACAAGATTTTTCACCTAATAATATAACTTCCCGTATATTATCTCGATGGGATCTTAAATTATACTCCACCTATGCATCCACAGAAATGAGCACTGCTTTTGCCGAATGCTCCGCCATGCAAGGGGGACATCACCTACCCGAATTGATCATAGTGGAGATAATTGATGAGAATGGAAATCTCATTACTGACGGTTCTCCCGGAGAATTAGTGGTTACTACCCTAGGCGTAGAAGCTATGCCGTTGGTGAGATTCAAGACCGGAGATATCGTACAAGGGCACGAAGAAGAATGTACTTGCGGCAGAACCACCTTAAGATTAGGACCGGTGATTGGAAGAAAACAGCAAATGATAAAATATAAGGGGACTACTTTATACCCTCCTGCCATGAATAACCTATTGAATGGCTTTGACCAGATTCAAAACCATTTGATTGAAATTTCTACCAATGAATTGGGTACGGATGAGATAACATTGTATTTAGCGGTACAATCACCCACTGATGAATTCCTAACACAAATTAGAGACCACTTCAGAGCCAAGTTAAGAGTAAGTCCGCGTATTGAATTCCTACCCCTAGAGGCCTTGAATGAAAAAGTTTTCTTACCAAAAAGTCGGAAACCAAGGCAGTTCATAGACTTGAGGTAA
- a CDS encoding outer membrane beta-barrel protein: MRILILLFVAIQAQAQMAGLRGGVAVSNLTQTDFSAHTGFYAGVVGNFKSGGIYTLQPEMGFLRVGAKGDISYEVPRVGVVNEKGIVADYVYLNIMNKFSFHPAFGILVGPGWEQEVSNHPALRKQWDLAVNLGIEVKLSPKLGFEARVRRGTRDLYNGSHTLPRSSELFLWGENSFLAFQAGMFYYFAK, encoded by the coding sequence ATGAGAATTTTAATCTTGTTATTCGTAGCTATACAGGCACAAGCCCAAATGGCAGGTTTAAGAGGGGGAGTCGCTGTAAGTAATCTAACCCAGACAGACTTTTCGGCACATACCGGATTTTATGCCGGTGTGGTAGGGAATTTTAAGTCGGGTGGTATATATACCTTGCAACCGGAAATGGGGTTTCTAAGAGTAGGAGCAAAGGGTGATATTTCTTACGAAGTTCCCCGTGTGGGAGTTGTGAATGAAAAGGGAATTGTTGCAGATTACGTTTACTTAAATATCATGAATAAGTTTTCTTTTCATCCTGCATTTGGGATTTTGGTAGGTCCAGGATGGGAGCAGGAAGTTTCAAATCATCCGGCTTTAAGGAAACAATGGGATTTGGCTGTTAATTTGGGTATCGAAGTCAAGCTGAGTCCAAAATTAGGCTTCGAGGCTCGTGTGCGAAGAGGAACGAGAGATTTATATAACGGTTCACATACTCTTCCCCGTTCATCAGAGTTATTTTTATGGGGAGAAAACTCCTTTTTAGCATTTCAAGCCGGAATGTTTTATTATTTTGCAAAATGA
- a CDS encoding LolA family protein — MKWLIVSFFLFFSQEMSDAEIREFKAGIKKFTAQTETLSADFIQYRHSTYLAKPAESRGKLYFSKPNTVLWKYQSPQVVDVLFKDKKMSVKENGKSKEAGKRWEKLQNLITQSSTGELFESKEFKYKFLKGGKVILTTVDPQLKRYISQIDLQFDEYALSEIKMVEPKGDYTLIQMKNKQINKKLDAQVFNL, encoded by the coding sequence ATGAAATGGCTTATCGTTAGTTTTTTTCTCTTCTTCAGTCAAGAGATGAGCGACGCAGAAATAAGGGAGTTCAAAGCCGGAATCAAGAAGTTCACCGCTCAAACAGAGACATTATCGGCTGATTTTATTCAATATAGGCACAGTACGTACTTAGCAAAACCGGCAGAGAGTAGAGGGAAGCTCTATTTTAGCAAACCCAATACAGTACTATGGAAGTATCAAAGTCCACAAGTGGTAGATGTCTTGTTTAAGGATAAGAAAATGTCTGTTAAGGAGAACGGAAAGTCCAAAGAGGCGGGAAAAAGATGGGAAAAACTTCAGAATTTAATCACTCAATCTTCTACCGGAGAGCTGTTTGAGTCCAAAGAATTTAAATACAAGTTTCTAAAGGGAGGAAAGGTTATTCTAACTACAGTGGATCCTCAACTGAAAAGATATATCTCTCAAATTGATCTGCAATTTGATGAATATGCACTGTCTGAAATTAAGATGGTGGAACCCAAAGGTGACTATACTTTGATCCAAATGAAGAACAAGCAAATCAACAAAAAACTTGATGCACAAGTATTTAATCTGTAG
- a CDS encoding T9SS type A sorting domain-containing protein gives MAGGGFFTRAILIKGTVWNDSNNDAINNEGQSSGTNNGGTLWANLVGPDGKVISSIDVKSEGTYTLYIGETQKASGDYKIILSNSEKFEGDDLSIGDPLENAYHYSGTNFKGNPDAKNQNGVLNIGPLASQSDDINGVDFGISMTITPVTLVDFTVGQEENKVNLQWITTSETNNAGFEVEYSEDGRNWTTLGYVKASTIDENSEERNVYSFMHQNPVFGQNYYRLKQIDHDGTFAYSPIRALKVSISHLLVWPNPSSGHIKVGVSDAQASQIKSMKVVDMSGRILKEAPTYIENWDISDLKSDAFYILRVDYKNNFSEQIRIYKR, from the coding sequence ATGGCAGGTGGAGGTTTCTTTACCAGAGCTATCCTTATCAAAGGAACGGTATGGAACGACTCTAATAACGATGCCATTAACAACGAGGGACAATCTTCAGGAACCAATAATGGTGGGACCTTATGGGCAAACCTAGTAGGCCCTGATGGAAAAGTAATAAGTTCAATAGATGTAAAATCTGAGGGAACTTATACATTATATATTGGCGAAACTCAAAAAGCTTCAGGAGATTACAAAATTATCCTAAGCAACAGCGAAAAATTTGAAGGAGATGACCTTTCTATTGGGGATCCTTTAGAAAATGCGTATCATTATTCAGGTACAAACTTTAAAGGTAATCCTGATGCTAAAAACCAAAATGGCGTATTAAATATTGGACCTTTAGCTTCACAATCTGACGACATAAATGGTGTTGACTTTGGAATCAGTATGACCATAACTCCGGTCACGTTAGTAGATTTCACTGTTGGACAAGAAGAAAACAAGGTAAATCTTCAGTGGATTACAACTTCTGAAACTAACAATGCAGGATTTGAAGTGGAATACAGCGAAGACGGTAGAAACTGGACTACTCTAGGATATGTAAAAGCCTCTACTATCGACGAAAATTCGGAAGAACGTAATGTTTACAGCTTCATGCACCAAAATCCGGTGTTCGGTCAAAACTATTACAGACTTAAACAAATTGACCACGATGGCACTTTTGCCTACTCACCTATACGTGCTTTAAAAGTCAGCATCAGCCATTTACTGGTTTGGCCAAACCCTTCTTCTGGTCACATCAAGGTAGGTGTTTCAGACGCTCAAGCTTCACAGATCAAATCCATGAAAGTGGTGGACATGAGTGGAAGAATACTTAAAGAAGCCCCAACTTATATAGAAAATTGGGATATTTCTGATCTGAAATCAGATGCTTTCTATATTCTAAGAGTGGATTACAAAAACAATTTCAGCGAGCAGATCCGTATCTATAAAAGATAA
- a CDS encoding 3-hydroxyacyl-ACP dehydratase yields the protein MSMLQEKGFYRLVSKVETSEGKYLITIALNKEHDIFNGHFPGNPVTPGACMMQIVKELSEDITGSKLRMIHASNVKFMALINPLTHPQLELEFDVSRDSNGNVKVKNTTKFDETVALKMNNTFAQV from the coding sequence ATGAGCATGTTACAAGAGAAAGGTTTCTATCGATTGGTATCAAAAGTAGAGACCTCAGAAGGAAAATATTTAATAACCATAGCCTTAAACAAGGAGCACGATATCTTCAATGGTCATTTCCCTGGTAATCCTGTTACTCCTGGGGCGTGTATGATGCAGATCGTTAAAGAGTTAAGTGAAGATATTACAGGTTCAAAATTAAGAATGATTCATGCTAGTAATGTGAAATTTATGGCATTGATAAATCCTCTGACTCATCCTCAACTAGAGCTAGAATTTGATGTAAGTAGGGACAGTAATGGAAACGTTAAGGTAAAGAATACCACAAAATTTGATGAGACTGTTGCTTTAAAGATGAACAATACCTTTGCGCAAGTATGA
- a CDS encoding purine-nucleoside phosphorylase, with protein MYDFKPEIGIVLGTGLSGLIKDVEVEYTIPYKEIPGFVQSTVESHSGQLIFGMLGGKKVVCMQGRFHYYEGYSMKEITYPIRFMKELGIQKLFISNAAGGLNPDFKVSDLMILNDHISLFLPDNPLRGKHTSGDRFPDMIEPYNHDLIQLAKRVAEDNKISTLKEGVYVAVPGPQLETKAEYRLLRNLGADAVGMSTVPEVILAVQLGIPVFAVSVITDLCIPETLVKAELSHILAAAAKAEPQLSLLFTKMISCL; from the coding sequence ATGTACGATTTCAAGCCGGAAATCGGCATAGTTTTAGGCACAGGTTTATCCGGCCTGATTAAGGATGTTGAAGTAGAATATACTATTCCTTATAAAGAAATTCCAGGTTTCGTGCAGTCTACTGTAGAATCCCATTCCGGTCAATTAATATTTGGTATGTTAGGGGGTAAAAAGGTAGTTTGTATGCAGGGGCGCTTTCATTACTATGAAGGGTATAGTATGAAAGAGATTACCTACCCTATCCGCTTTATGAAGGAGCTTGGGATACAAAAGCTTTTCATTTCCAATGCTGCAGGAGGTCTGAATCCGGACTTTAAGGTTTCGGATTTGATGATCTTGAATGATCATATTTCCCTTTTCTTGCCGGATAATCCATTACGTGGCAAGCATACTTCAGGTGATAGGTTTCCGGACATGATTGAGCCCTATAATCATGATCTGATACAGCTAGCTAAAAGGGTGGCGGAGGACAATAAGATTTCCACGCTTAAAGAAGGTGTGTATGTAGCGGTTCCTGGTCCACAGTTAGAGACTAAAGCAGAATACAGATTATTAAGGAACTTAGGTGCTGATGCTGTAGGAATGAGTACGGTTCCTGAGGTGATTCTTGCTGTTCAATTAGGCATACCCGTTTTTGCCGTTTCAGTAATAACTGATCTTTGTATACCGGAGACCTTGGTGAAAGCAGAACTATCCCATATTCTGGCCGCAGCGGCTAAGGCAGAGCCTCAATTGAGCCTTCTATTTACTAAAATGATTTCATGCCTTTAA
- a CDS encoding outer membrane beta-barrel protein: MVRLLFWILLLSSTYAWGQSSLGLGFRGGYNATTISRTYYSFGSGYYGGVYAEIPLGSRFYLQPEFTYSKQVSKGEIYSVGSSDKVGENPEIQYLGYGILGKFGFTPSFRLILGHVLDQAIVVKKPYRGGFDPVFTIGAEYKSPVGLGLELRFKKGLRDQITEYETFKSTGVIFNMNTHLVFQLGLNYTL, encoded by the coding sequence GTGGTAAGATTGCTCTTTTGGATTTTGTTACTTAGCTCAACCTATGCTTGGGGCCAAAGTTCTCTAGGTCTTGGATTTAGAGGAGGCTATAATGCTACGACTATTAGTAGGACATACTATAGTTTTGGTTCAGGATATTATGGTGGAGTTTATGCTGAAATTCCCTTAGGAAGTCGCTTCTACTTACAGCCTGAATTTACCTATTCAAAACAAGTTTCTAAGGGAGAGATTTATTCCGTTGGATCTTCTGATAAAGTAGGCGAGAATCCTGAAATTCAGTATTTAGGTTATGGTATTTTAGGAAAATTCGGTTTTACACCTTCATTTCGATTAATACTGGGACATGTTTTGGATCAAGCTATTGTGGTGAAAAAGCCTTATAGAGGAGGTTTTGATCCTGTATTTACCATTGGAGCAGAGTACAAATCGCCTGTAGGTCTAGGTCTGGAACTTCGATTCAAAAAGGGCTTAAGAGATCAGATTACAGAGTACGAAACCTTCAAAAGCACAGGAGTAATTTTTAATATGAATACGCATTTGGTCTTCCAACTGGGATTAAACTATACCTTATGA
- a CDS encoding T9SS type A sorting domain-containing protein — translation MRTKYYHFFLLLISFCSMAQTKPQNFVLGSYPAQSTTQYTVPGFLSSNSGHNYGSGGNYTLNYGKKDASENGLNRIVKTFNVEGYTYTLTKAVPGAKPFKKVLLERFGNNPPNKLTALFESVAPPNAAASATIYLMPDYVDSMEDLINSYVINRGTDNLLNRYTADNTWNNIVRVDMLLETSVVIPSNQGDREKSGFLLMERGGNDTFKAAAITGVDSDGNPTAFGNIITVQTNKWGETGHNMWSVVVQKDPSDTQMRPSQRITSQPIAGVFINLADLGVSQGEPIYGISIIDSEATSPTTFPSNPAQNANGLDFMAGGGFFTKAILIKGTVWIDKDEDAIKNDGSGSGTNNGNTLWANLVGPDDKVISSIEVDANGDFTLFVAETQRVAGTYKVILTNSERYEGETLTNSDVLENGFYHTGTNFQGTANTADKNGIIEIGSLETRTEDMEGIDFGINRVITPVTLVDFYANQEENHVNLQWTTTSETNNAGFEVQFSEDGKNWNTLGFVKASTIDGNSEDRNVYSFMNLSPVFGQNYYRLKQIDHDGTFAYSPIRALKVSISHLLVWPNPSSGHIKVAVSDAQASQIKSMKVVDMSGRILKEAPSYLENWDISDLKSDAFYILRVDYKNNFSEQIRIYKR, via the coding sequence ATGAGAACGAAATATTACCACTTCTTTCTACTGCTGATATCATTTTGCAGTATGGCGCAGACCAAGCCTCAGAATTTTGTCTTGGGCAGTTATCCCGCTCAAAGTACCACCCAGTATACAGTCCCTGGATTTCTGTCTAGTAACAGCGGACACAACTACGGGTCGGGAGGAAACTATACTTTAAACTATGGTAAAAAGGACGCTTCTGAAAATGGCTTAAACAGGATCGTTAAGACCTTCAACGTGGAAGGTTATACCTATACCTTAACCAAGGCCGTTCCCGGAGCCAAACCGTTCAAAAAAGTGCTTTTAGAAAGATTTGGAAATAATCCACCGAATAAATTAACAGCACTTTTCGAATCAGTTGCACCTCCAAATGCAGCAGCGTCCGCAACCATTTATTTAATGCCCGATTATGTGGATAGTATGGAAGATCTTATCAATAGCTATGTGATCAACAGAGGTACAGATAACCTATTAAATCGCTATACTGCAGATAATACATGGAATAACATAGTAAGGGTAGATATGCTCTTAGAAACCTCTGTGGTTATCCCCTCTAATCAGGGCGACCGAGAAAAATCAGGATTTCTCCTTATGGAGAGAGGAGGAAATGATACCTTTAAAGCCGCGGCCATCACTGGCGTAGATTCAGATGGAAATCCTACTGCATTTGGAAATATAATTACAGTTCAAACAAATAAATGGGGTGAGACTGGCCATAATATGTGGTCTGTAGTTGTACAAAAAGATCCCAGTGACACCCAAATGCGTCCTAGCCAAAGAATTACTTCCCAACCCATAGCTGGAGTATTTATTAATTTAGCGGACCTAGGAGTATCACAAGGAGAACCCATATATGGAATTAGTATAATTGACTCTGAAGCCACTTCTCCTACCACATTCCCTTCAAATCCAGCCCAAAATGCTAATGGCCTCGATTTCATGGCTGGAGGAGGATTCTTCACTAAAGCTATCCTGATCAAAGGAACTGTATGGATAGACAAGGATGAGGATGCTATCAAGAATGACGGCTCAGGATCAGGAACAAATAACGGGAATACGCTATGGGCTAACTTAGTTGGACCAGACGATAAAGTAATTAGTTCCATAGAAGTAGATGCGAATGGGGATTTTACTCTATTTGTTGCCGAAACTCAAAGAGTGGCTGGAACATATAAAGTAATCTTAACTAACAGCGAAAGATATGAAGGAGAGACACTGACTAATTCTGATGTTTTAGAAAATGGATTTTACCATACGGGTACCAATTTCCAAGGAACCGCTAATACAGCCGATAAAAATGGTATAATAGAAATCGGTTCTCTTGAGACCCGGACAGAAGACATGGAGGGTATAGACTTCGGTATCAACCGAGTAATCACTCCTGTAACCTTAGTTGATTTCTATGCAAACCAAGAAGAAAATCACGTAAACCTTCAATGGACCACCACTTCTGAAACCAATAATGCAGGTTTTGAGGTGCAGTTCAGTGAAGACGGTAAAAACTGGAATACCTTAGGTTTTGTAAAAGCTTCTACGATAGACGGAAATTCGGAAGATCGTAATGTATACAGCTTCATGAATCTAAGTCCTGTTTTTGGTCAAAACTATTATAGACTTAAACAAATAGACCATGATGGCACCTTTGCCTACTCGCCTATTCGTGCATTAAAAGTTAGTATCAGCCATTTACTGGTTTGGCCAAACCCTTCATCTGGCCACATCAAAGTAGCCGTTTCAGACGCTCAAGCCTCTCAAATCAAATCCATGAAAGTGGTAGATATGAGCGGAAGAATACTTAAGGAAGCCCCTTCCTATCTAGAAAACTGGGATATTTCTGACCTAAAATCAGATGCGTTCTATATTCTGAGGGTTGACTACAAAAACAATTTCAGTGAGCAGATCCGTATCTACAAAAGATAA
- a CDS encoding phytoene desaturase family protein yields MKYFDVIIIGSGLGGLTSALILAKEGKKVLVLEKNNQFGGCLQTFARDKTILDTGVHYIGGLAKGQNLNTLFQYLGILEDLPLKQLDQEKFDLISFENDPVEYPHAQGSKRFIEELSKYFPSYTSQIQAYIQKVEETCAAFPLYHLDSNTGYDLNVLQKSIREVMEETVSHEKLREVLLGSNFLYAGNYNDTPFYVHALSVNSYIQSAWRVIRGGSQITRLLIRQLKAHGGEVKKHQEVSELLVQDQKIYGVKTTTGEEFFSEIVISNVDLKNTLQLSPHFKKSFKQRVDKWNPGMGAFSMYLIFKPGTFPYKNFNFYHHLLPVTEGLEYTEENWPPCYMASMGLSKETEEFAASMSCMTYMRYSEVEKWKNTFHTVHSGGERGTEYEEFKKEKAERFLSVIERKFPGIRECIHSVYTSTPLSYRDYIGGQKGNMYGYEKSSSDPMLTMVSPKSKIEGLYFTGQTVNMHGILGVSLGAISTCAEILDRKELLHKIRNEA; encoded by the coding sequence ATGAAGTATTTTGATGTTATCATCATTGGTTCGGGATTAGGAGGCCTTACCTCTGCACTAATCCTAGCGAAAGAAGGTAAAAAGGTACTGGTTCTGGAAAAAAATAACCAATTTGGAGGCTGTCTCCAGACCTTTGCCAGAGATAAAACCATCCTTGATACCGGAGTTCATTATATTGGAGGTTTAGCAAAAGGTCAAAATCTGAATACCCTCTTCCAATACTTAGGAATACTTGAAGACCTGCCCTTAAAACAACTCGATCAAGAGAAATTCGACCTGATATCCTTTGAAAATGATCCTGTGGAATATCCTCATGCACAAGGGAGTAAGCGGTTTATTGAGGAATTATCAAAATACTTCCCTTCCTACACTTCTCAAATTCAAGCCTACATCCAAAAGGTGGAAGAAACCTGTGCAGCTTTCCCTTTATACCATCTGGATTCAAATACAGGATATGATTTAAATGTACTTCAAAAAAGTATCCGTGAAGTAATGGAGGAAACCGTTTCGCACGAAAAACTTAGAGAGGTATTATTAGGATCTAATTTCCTCTATGCCGGCAATTATAATGACACACCCTTTTATGTCCATGCACTTTCTGTAAATTCCTACATTCAAAGCGCCTGGAGAGTAATTAGAGGAGGAAGCCAGATTACGCGACTGCTTATTCGGCAATTAAAAGCTCATGGAGGAGAAGTAAAAAAGCACCAGGAGGTTTCTGAACTTTTGGTACAAGACCAAAAGATCTATGGGGTTAAAACTACGACTGGAGAAGAATTCTTTTCCGAAATAGTGATCTCCAATGTGGATTTAAAGAATACTTTACAACTAAGTCCACACTTCAAGAAGTCCTTTAAACAAAGGGTAGATAAATGGAATCCGGGAATGGGTGCCTTTTCCATGTATTTGATCTTCAAGCCGGGGACATTCCCCTATAAGAATTTTAATTTCTACCATCATCTTCTGCCGGTAACAGAGGGCTTGGAGTACACGGAAGAAAATTGGCCTCCATGTTATATGGCCTCCATGGGCCTATCGAAAGAAACGGAAGAATTTGCGGCGTCTATGAGTTGTATGACCTACATGCGATATTCCGAAGTAGAAAAATGGAAAAACACGTTTCATACCGTACATTCCGGAGGCGAGAGAGGTACTGAGTATGAAGAGTTCAAAAAAGAGAAGGCGGAAAGATTTCTGAGTGTGATAGAAAGGAAATTCCCCGGTATAAGAGAATGTATTCACAGTGTCTATACGTCTACTCCCCTGTCCTATAGAGATTATATAGGAGGACAAAAGGGAAACATGTACGGATATGAAAAGAGCAGTTCTGACCCTATGCTGACTATGGTAAGTCCAAAGTCAAAGATTGAAGGCCTCTATTTTACAGGACAAACGGTCAATATGCACGGCATTTTGGGCGTAAGTCTTGGTGCAATTTCAACATGTGCGGAAATCTTAGATCGGAAAGAACTTTTGCACAAGATCCGAAATGAAGCGTAG